Proteins from a genomic interval of Mycolicibacterium grossiae:
- a CDS encoding SMP-30/gluconolactonase/LRE family protein translates to MTTTGAPTSASQSRYPVATDPDVAPGWVLDRRTAPSRLFGANGLRTGPDGRLYVAQVTGSQISALDVDTGTLETISAKGGDIVAPDDVAFDSRGNMVATEVMDGRVSLRDTAGVTRVLRDDVPSANGVTFHRDRLFIGECRDGGRLLEFDLAGGPPRVLLTDVPSPNAMEVGPDGLLYFPVMSTNAIWRIDPFATGPAEPTVVAADLGVPDSVKFDAEGFIVSTQVASGQVLRIDPRTGDRTVLAQLSPGLDNCALLDGRLFVSNFTGEITEVLAGGATRTTLPGALNWPLDLTVGHDGRVYVADGTYFYALTPEGGLETVGMLFFPGYPGFLRGLTPSGPGEFVVTTSGGQIGRYQPGPSETHYLADGFDQLYGVALAGSDVVAVEQGTGRVVSVDASGGVGVLATGLAEPVDVTVSADGEVLVSDLGRVVRIAGSGVETVVDGLVRPQGIVTVGSTLYVVDAGQKALLAVDLASGARSTIAAGLPVGPPPGVVPKPLRGMPPFSGPQGPFAGIAAAADGTLYVSADGDGSVVSLRRDGPGR, encoded by the coding sequence ATGACGACCACCGGAGCCCCGACGTCGGCGAGCCAGAGTCGCTACCCGGTGGCCACCGATCCCGACGTCGCGCCCGGCTGGGTTCTCGACCGTCGCACCGCTCCCAGCAGGCTGTTCGGCGCGAACGGCCTGCGCACCGGTCCCGACGGGCGCCTCTACGTCGCGCAGGTCACGGGCAGTCAGATCAGCGCCCTCGACGTCGACACCGGCACCCTGGAGACGATCAGCGCGAAGGGCGGCGACATCGTCGCCCCGGACGACGTGGCGTTCGACAGCCGCGGCAACATGGTCGCCACCGAGGTGATGGACGGGCGGGTGAGCCTGCGCGACACCGCCGGGGTGACCCGCGTCCTGCGCGACGACGTGCCGTCGGCCAACGGCGTCACGTTTCACCGCGACCGGCTGTTCATCGGCGAGTGCCGCGACGGCGGGCGGTTGCTGGAATTCGACCTCGCCGGCGGACCGCCACGCGTCCTGCTCACCGACGTGCCGTCACCCAACGCCATGGAGGTCGGCCCCGACGGCCTGCTGTACTTCCCGGTGATGAGCACCAACGCCATCTGGCGCATCGACCCGTTCGCCACCGGGCCGGCCGAACCCACCGTCGTCGCCGCCGATCTCGGCGTCCCGGACTCGGTGAAGTTCGACGCCGAGGGGTTCATCGTCTCCACCCAGGTGGCCAGCGGGCAGGTGCTGCGCATCGATCCCCGCACCGGCGACCGCACCGTGCTCGCGCAGCTCAGCCCGGGCCTTGACAACTGCGCGCTGCTCGACGGCCGGTTGTTCGTCTCGAACTTCACTGGCGAGATCACCGAAGTGCTCGCCGGCGGCGCCACCCGCACCACGCTGCCCGGTGCGCTGAACTGGCCGCTCGACCTGACGGTCGGCCACGACGGCCGGGTGTACGTCGCCGACGGCACCTACTTCTACGCGCTCACCCCCGAAGGCGGCCTGGAGACGGTCGGCATGCTGTTCTTCCCCGGCTACCCCGGATTCCTGCGCGGGCTGACGCCGTCCGGGCCGGGCGAGTTCGTGGTGACCACCTCGGGCGGTCAGATCGGCCGCTACCAGCCCGGGCCCAGCGAGACGCACTATCTGGCAGACGGTTTCGACCAGCTGTACGGCGTCGCGCTCGCCGGCTCGGACGTCGTCGCCGTCGAGCAGGGTACCGGACGCGTGGTGTCGGTCGACGCCTCCGGCGGCGTCGGCGTGCTGGCCACGGGTCTGGCCGAGCCGGTCGACGTCACCGTGAGCGCGGACGGCGAGGTGCTGGTGTCCGACCTCGGCCGCGTCGTCCGCATCGCGGGGTCCGGCGTCGAGACCGTGGTCGACGGCCTGGTGCGGCCGCAGGGCATCGTCACGGTCGGGTCCACCTTGTACGTCGTCGACGCCGGCCAGAAGGCGTTGCTGGCCGTCGATCTCGCCTCCGGCGCGCGCAGCACGATCGCCGCCGGGCTGCCGGTCGGGCCACCCCCGGGCGTCGTGCCCAAGCCGCTGCGCGGCATGCCGCCGTTCTCCGGCCCGCAGGGACCGTTCGCCGGCATCGCGGCCGCCGCGGACGGCACGCTGTACGTGTCGGCCGACGGTGACGGCAGCGTCGTGAGCCTTCGCCGGGACGGCCCGGGCCGGTGA
- a CDS encoding thiamine pyrophosphate-binding protein, whose amino-acid sequence MVVKVYERILQLFEAEGINTLFGIPDPNFVHMFHAAEERGWSVVAPHHEEAAGMMAEAVSRMTGRPGLAIGTLGPGLANLAGAIQCAKVENSPVIFLGGQRARITEQRVRRGRIQFVKQAPMIEASVKYSASIEYADQTDEIIRHALRIAQTGTPGPCYVEYPAHVIQEELDVPEPLAPEAYRLVQQGASAQMIERAVEAIRRAEKPILLVGHAVHTARAGESVEALAKLMNCPVIQTSGGTSFIKGLEDRTFPYGFSPSAVEAVVTSDLVVSIGTELGEPVHYGKGRHWVDNEANRKWISIELDPTAIGVNRRIDVPLVGDLRAVVPQLVDALKDSPRQASAELSRWIADDAARIAKLAEDAPAGTPVHTAKFVVEATKAFPEDGIMVRDGGATVIFQWTYSQAKPHDVVWNQNFGHIGTGLPYAVGASVADGRKRPVMLLTSDSSFMFQIAELETAARLGLPLVCVVGVDNQWGLEVGVYKRTFGQGSLETGVHWSKDVRFDTIAEGFGCYGEYVEDPDEIGPAIARAWASGKVGVIHVPIDPKVNSEEMPSYDEFRTWYAEGTQ is encoded by the coding sequence ATAGTGGTGAAGGTCTACGAGCGCATCCTGCAGCTGTTCGAGGCGGAGGGCATCAACACGCTGTTCGGCATCCCGGACCCGAACTTCGTGCACATGTTCCACGCCGCCGAGGAGCGTGGCTGGAGCGTCGTGGCGCCGCACCACGAGGAGGCCGCCGGCATGATGGCCGAGGCCGTGTCCCGGATGACGGGCCGACCCGGGCTGGCCATCGGGACGCTGGGGCCGGGGCTCGCCAACCTCGCCGGCGCCATCCAGTGCGCCAAGGTGGAGAACTCCCCGGTGATCTTCCTCGGCGGCCAACGCGCACGCATCACCGAGCAGCGCGTCCGGCGCGGACGCATCCAGTTCGTGAAGCAAGCCCCCATGATCGAGGCGTCGGTGAAGTACTCGGCGAGCATCGAGTACGCCGACCAGACCGACGAGATCATCCGGCACGCACTGCGCATCGCGCAGACCGGAACGCCGGGTCCCTGCTACGTCGAGTACCCCGCGCACGTCATCCAGGAGGAACTCGACGTCCCCGAACCGCTGGCGCCCGAGGCCTACCGGCTCGTTCAGCAGGGCGCCAGCGCCCAGATGATCGAGCGCGCCGTCGAGGCCATCCGCAGGGCGGAGAAGCCGATCCTGCTCGTCGGGCACGCCGTGCACACCGCCCGTGCCGGCGAGTCGGTCGAGGCGCTGGCGAAGCTGATGAACTGCCCCGTCATCCAGACCTCGGGTGGCACGTCGTTCATCAAGGGTCTCGAGGACCGCACGTTCCCGTACGGCTTCTCGCCGTCGGCCGTCGAGGCGGTCGTGACGTCGGACCTGGTGGTGTCCATCGGCACCGAACTCGGCGAGCCGGTGCACTACGGCAAGGGCAGGCACTGGGTCGATAACGAGGCCAATCGCAAGTGGATCAGCATCGAACTCGATCCCACGGCGATCGGAGTCAACCGTCGCATCGACGTGCCGCTGGTCGGCGACCTGCGGGCCGTCGTGCCGCAACTCGTCGACGCGCTCAAGGACTCACCCCGCCAGGCGAGCGCCGAACTGTCCCGCTGGATCGCCGACGACGCCGCCCGCATCGCGAAGCTCGCCGAGGACGCGCCCGCGGGCACCCCGGTGCACACCGCGAAGTTCGTGGTCGAAGCGACGAAGGCCTTCCCGGAGGACGGCATCATGGTCCGCGACGGTGGCGCCACGGTGATCTTCCAGTGGACGTACTCGCAAGCCAAGCCGCACGACGTGGTGTGGAACCAGAACTTCGGCCACATCGGCACCGGCCTGCCGTATGCGGTCGGCGCGTCGGTCGCCGACGGCCGCAAGCGGCCGGTCATGCTGCTCACCAGCGACTCGTCGTTCATGTTCCAGATCGCCGAGCTGGAAACCGCTGCGCGGCTCGGCCTTCCGCTGGTGTGCGTCGTCGGCGTCGACAACCAGTGGGGCCTCGAGGTCGGCGTCTACAAGCGGACCTTCGGACAGGGCTCGCTGGAGACCGGCGTGCACTGGAGCAAGGACGTGCGCTTCGACACGATCGCCGAGGGCTTCGGGTGCTACGGCGAGTACGTCGAGGACCCCGACGAGATCGGTCCCGCCATCGCTCGGGCGTGGGCCAGCGGCAAGGTCGGCGTGATCCACGTGCCGATCGACCCGAAGGTCAACTCCGAGGAGATGCCGAGCTACGACGAGTTCCGCACCTGGTACGCCGAGGGGACGCAGTGA
- a CDS encoding aldehyde dehydrogenase family protein produces the protein MREYTRFYIDGAWVDPVEPNTIDVENPATEQVAGRISIGSAADVDKAVAAARRAFATWSVTTREERLGVLEAILAEYQRRADDLAAAITEEMGAPAGLAAGPQVGLGVGHLTTAIDNLRTYAFTEDRGATTIVKEPIGVCGLITPWNWPLNQIAVKVFPALATGCTSILKPSEVSPFSAQVFAEILDAAGVPAGVFNLIQGDGAGVGVALAGHPGIDMVSFTGSTRAGIEVARLAAPTVKRVAQELGGKSPHVVLDDEAFADNVASGVVTMMGNSGQTCSAPSRMLVPQSRMAEAREIAAAAAAGITVGDPHGGADLGPVVSGTQFEKIQALIRKGTEEGATLVAGGTGRPDGLDAGWFVKPTVFADVTPDMTIAREEIFGPVLVILGYDDLDHAVAIANDTDYGLAGYVSGTDLDTAKSVAARIRAGWVAINGGFDFNSAFGGYKQSGNGREWGDIGFAEYLETKSIMTPAAG, from the coding sequence ATGCGCGAGTACACCCGGTTCTACATCGACGGCGCCTGGGTGGATCCGGTCGAGCCGAACACGATCGACGTCGAGAACCCCGCGACCGAGCAGGTGGCCGGACGCATCTCGATCGGCTCGGCCGCCGACGTCGACAAGGCCGTGGCCGCTGCCCGTCGCGCGTTCGCCACCTGGTCGGTGACCACGCGCGAGGAGCGCCTTGGCGTCCTCGAGGCCATCCTCGCCGAATACCAGCGCCGTGCCGACGATCTCGCGGCCGCGATCACCGAGGAGATGGGCGCCCCAGCCGGGCTGGCCGCCGGACCGCAGGTCGGGCTGGGCGTGGGGCACCTCACCACCGCGATCGACAACCTCCGGACCTACGCCTTCACCGAGGACCGCGGTGCGACGACGATCGTCAAGGAGCCCATCGGCGTCTGCGGCCTCATCACGCCGTGGAACTGGCCGCTGAACCAGATCGCGGTCAAGGTGTTCCCGGCGCTCGCAACCGGGTGCACCTCGATCCTCAAGCCCTCCGAGGTGTCGCCATTCTCCGCACAGGTGTTCGCCGAGATCCTGGACGCCGCAGGCGTTCCCGCCGGGGTCTTCAACCTCATCCAGGGTGACGGCGCGGGCGTCGGCGTGGCGCTCGCCGGCCACCCCGGTATCGACATGGTGTCGTTCACCGGGTCGACCCGGGCGGGCATCGAGGTGGCTCGCCTCGCCGCCCCGACCGTCAAGCGCGTCGCGCAGGAACTCGGCGGCAAGAGCCCTCACGTCGTCCTCGACGACGAGGCGTTCGCCGACAACGTCGCCTCCGGCGTGGTGACGATGATGGGCAACTCCGGGCAGACCTGCAGCGCCCCGTCGCGCATGCTCGTGCCGCAGTCCCGCATGGCCGAGGCGCGCGAGATCGCCGCCGCGGCCGCCGCGGGCATCACCGTCGGCGACCCGCACGGCGGCGCCGACCTCGGGCCGGTGGTCTCGGGCACCCAGTTCGAGAAGATCCAGGCGCTGATCCGCAAGGGCACCGAGGAGGGCGCCACGCTCGTCGCCGGTGGTACCGGCCGCCCCGACGGCCTCGACGCGGGGTGGTTCGTCAAGCCCACGGTGTTCGCCGACGTGACGCCCGACATGACGATCGCTCGCGAGGAGATCTTCGGGCCCGTGCTCGTCATCCTCGGCTACGACGACCTCGACCACGCGGTCGCCATCGCCAACGACACCGACTACGGACTCGCGGGTTACGTCTCCGGCACCGACCTCGACACGGCGAAGTCCGTCGCGGCGCGCATCCGCGCGGGGTGGGTGGCGATCAACGGGGGCTTCGACTTCAACTCCGCGTTCGGCGGCTACAAGCAGAGCGGCAACGGCCGCGAGTGGGGCGACATCGGCTTCGCCGAGTATCTGGAGACCAAGTCGATCATGACGCCGGCGGCGGGATGA
- a CDS encoding SDR family NAD(P)-dependent oxidoreductase, with translation MGELIDLTGRIVVVSGAGGGGIGTTVTALAARAGATVVAVSRRQENLDEHVGPLVAQGLPIVTVAADAATDDGIATVLDRVRETPGTLYGLVNVAGGAAPGTWMASTRVTREDWRNLFAANLETTFFTSQAVAAELLAIGAPGSIVSVSSISGMNTAPFHIAYGTAKAAVVAMTRTMAVELAASGIRVNAVAPGVTATAASRTYVDDDAERDRQAIAMGRRGTAEEQAGAILFLLSDLAGYVTGQTLLVDGGLNLKWTHLGADNTSLFLADDGFRTSISRL, from the coding sequence ATGGGCGAACTGATCGACCTCACCGGACGCATCGTCGTGGTGTCCGGCGCCGGCGGCGGGGGCATCGGCACCACCGTCACGGCGCTGGCTGCCCGCGCCGGGGCGACCGTCGTCGCCGTCAGCCGACGTCAGGAGAACCTCGACGAACACGTCGGACCGCTGGTGGCGCAGGGGCTTCCGATCGTCACCGTCGCGGCCGACGCGGCCACCGACGACGGCATCGCCACGGTGCTGGACCGGGTCCGGGAGACGCCCGGCACGCTGTACGGCCTGGTGAACGTGGCGGGCGGCGCGGCGCCGGGAACCTGGATGGCCTCGACGCGCGTCACGCGAGAAGACTGGCGAAACCTGTTCGCCGCCAACCTCGAGACGACGTTCTTCACCAGCCAGGCCGTCGCCGCGGAACTCCTGGCGATCGGCGCGCCCGGGTCGATCGTCTCGGTGTCGTCGATCAGCGGCATGAACACCGCGCCGTTCCACATCGCCTACGGCACCGCCAAGGCCGCGGTCGTCGCGATGACCCGCACGATGGCCGTCGAGCTGGCCGCCAGCGGCATCCGCGTCAACGCCGTCGCCCCCGGCGTCACCGCGACCGCCGCGTCGCGGACCTACGTCGACGACGACGCCGAGCGCGACCGGCAGGCGATCGCCATGGGCCGGCGCGGCACCGCGGAGGAACAGGCCGGCGCCATCCTGTTCCTGCTGTCCGACCTGGCCGGGTACGTCACCGGCCAGACCCTGCTCGTCGACGGCGGGCTGAACCTGAAGTGGACCCACCTCGGCGCGGACAACACGTCGCTGTTCCTCGCCGACGACGGGTTCCGCACGAGCATCAGCAGGCTGTGA
- a CDS encoding aromatic ring-hydroxylating oxygenase subunit alpha: MTHTESDLDAAIEVAAEPDDSTGQIAEDLADPMTIPVEAYVSRDYARAERDRLWRKVWQQVGRVEEVPEVGSYLTYDIGDDSVIVVRTGPDSFAAHHNVCMHRGRRLVDTPEGAKNAVGRARKSFVCGFHGWTYGLDGACTHIREQDDWKGALTPQNTHLRPVRVDTWGGWLFVNLDPDGESLADYLFPASKILDPFGLENMRYKWRKWLYFDCNWKVAMEAFNETYHVFTTHPEFNQFGEFKGWAKAQGRHSNIGYDAPKGMDETKSKIRLGTGDDPRVTTAEMQMYTWEQTNATTTETLVNAAKRLVDELPEGTPPDQVLQHWLASARRDDAARGVEWPTIPPDILGQSGTAWQLFPNFQIGQGLTSALCYSARPDPSYDPDKCIFEVAVFELYPKGEEPVTEWVYTPKDSPNWLSVLPQDFSNMAAVQQGMKSLGFPGTMPNPYRERSTVNLHTQLAKYMGTGAPRDL; the protein is encoded by the coding sequence GTGACGCACACCGAATCCGACCTGGACGCCGCGATCGAGGTCGCCGCCGAGCCCGACGACTCGACCGGCCAGATCGCGGAGGATTTGGCCGACCCGATGACCATCCCGGTCGAGGCGTACGTCTCCCGCGACTACGCCCGGGCCGAACGGGACAGGTTGTGGCGCAAGGTCTGGCAGCAGGTCGGCCGCGTCGAGGAGGTCCCCGAGGTCGGCAGCTACCTGACCTACGACATCGGTGACGACTCCGTCATCGTCGTGCGCACCGGACCGGATTCCTTCGCCGCGCACCACAACGTGTGCATGCACCGCGGCCGCCGGCTCGTCGACACCCCCGAGGGCGCGAAGAACGCCGTCGGCCGGGCACGGAAGTCCTTCGTCTGCGGATTCCACGGCTGGACCTACGGTCTGGACGGCGCATGCACGCACATCCGGGAGCAGGACGACTGGAAGGGCGCGCTGACGCCGCAGAACACCCACCTGCGTCCGGTCCGCGTGGACACCTGGGGCGGGTGGCTGTTCGTCAACCTCGACCCCGACGGGGAGTCGCTGGCCGACTACCTGTTCCCGGCGTCGAAGATCCTCGACCCGTTCGGTCTGGAGAACATGCGCTACAAGTGGCGCAAGTGGCTGTACTTCGACTGCAACTGGAAGGTCGCGATGGAGGCCTTCAACGAGACCTACCACGTCTTCACGACGCACCCGGAGTTCAACCAGTTCGGCGAGTTCAAGGGCTGGGCCAAGGCTCAGGGCCGGCACAGCAACATCGGCTACGACGCGCCGAAGGGCATGGACGAGACCAAGTCCAAGATCCGGCTCGGCACCGGTGACGACCCGCGCGTCACGACCGCCGAGATGCAGATGTACACCTGGGAGCAGACCAACGCGACCACCACCGAGACCTTGGTCAACGCAGCCAAACGGCTGGTCGACGAGCTGCCCGAGGGGACCCCGCCCGATCAGGTGCTGCAGCACTGGCTGGCCTCGGCCCGCCGCGACGACGCGGCGCGTGGCGTCGAGTGGCCGACGATCCCGCCGGACATCCTGGGCCAGAGCGGTACGGCCTGGCAGCTGTTCCCGAACTTCCAGATCGGCCAGGGACTGACCAGCGCGCTGTGTTACTCGGCCCGCCCGGATCCGAGCTACGACCCGGACAAGTGCATCTTCGAGGTGGCGGTCTTCGAGCTGTACCCGAAGGGCGAGGAACCGGTGACCGAGTGGGTCTACACCCCGAAGGATTCGCCGAACTGGCTGTCGGTGCTGCCGCAGGACTTCTCGAACATGGCCGCGGTGCAGCAGGGGATGAAGTCGCTCGGCTTCCCCGGCACGATGCCCAACCCGTACCGCGAGCGCAGCACCGTGAACCTGCACACCCAGCTGGCCAAGTACATGGGGACGGGCGCACCCCGCGATTTGTAG
- a CDS encoding flavin-containing monooxygenase: MTISEAEAEHPPVPAATGCGPSDVPQDVDIPALREKYAAERAKRLRPEGSKQYVELSDDFAGYYETDPHTPVTERDPIDADIDVAVLGGGFGGLLSAAYLKKAGVEDVRIIELGGDFGGVWYWNRYPGIQCDNESYCYIPLLEELDFMPSKKFADGAEIYQHCRNIGTHFGLYDKAILSTQVRNLTWDEEIQRWRIATNRGDDIRARFVVMASGPFHRPKLPGIPGMADFAGHSFHSSRWDYEYTGGDASGGMTGLADKRVAIIGTGATSIQVVPYLARDAQQLYVFQRTPSSVDVRNNAPTDPEWVKTLRPGWQKERQRNFHAWTFEGMALGQPDLVCDFWTELGRNTAARVLALPDPASMTPEQFMGIREEEDYKIMERLRRRIADLVDDPDTAEALKPYYRFLCKRPLSNDDYLPVFNQPNVTLVDVSDSKGVERITEKGIVAGGTEYEVDCIIYASGFEITTEISRRYSIDGITGRDGVSLYEHWADGYRTLHGFTTRGFPNQFFTGFTQVGISANIAANYELQGEHIAYVIAEALRRGATVVEPTQEAQDGWCATIRETAIDNSAFDAECTPGYYNNEGGGGGEGVRSHLGEPYAPGFYAFGDLLSVWRDKGDLEGLELTT; the protein is encoded by the coding sequence ATGACGATCTCGGAGGCCGAGGCCGAACACCCGCCGGTGCCGGCGGCCACCGGATGCGGACCGTCGGACGTGCCGCAGGACGTCGACATCCCCGCGTTGCGGGAGAAGTACGCCGCGGAGCGGGCCAAGCGGCTGCGCCCGGAGGGGTCCAAGCAGTACGTGGAACTGTCCGACGACTTCGCCGGCTACTACGAGACCGACCCGCACACGCCGGTGACCGAGCGCGACCCGATCGACGCGGACATCGACGTCGCGGTGCTCGGAGGCGGGTTCGGCGGCCTGCTGTCGGCGGCATACCTCAAGAAGGCCGGCGTCGAGGACGTGCGGATCATCGAACTCGGCGGGGACTTCGGCGGCGTCTGGTACTGGAACAGGTACCCCGGCATCCAGTGCGACAACGAGTCCTACTGCTACATCCCGCTGCTCGAGGAACTCGACTTCATGCCGAGCAAGAAGTTCGCCGACGGCGCGGAGATCTACCAGCACTGCCGCAACATCGGCACGCACTTCGGCCTCTACGACAAGGCCATCCTCTCCACCCAGGTGCGGAACCTGACCTGGGACGAGGAGATCCAGCGCTGGCGGATCGCCACCAACCGCGGCGACGACATCCGCGCGCGCTTCGTCGTCATGGCGTCCGGTCCCTTCCACCGTCCGAAGCTGCCCGGCATCCCCGGCATGGCGGACTTCGCCGGCCACAGCTTCCACTCGTCGCGCTGGGACTACGAGTACACCGGCGGCGACGCGAGCGGCGGCATGACGGGCCTTGCCGACAAGCGCGTCGCGATCATCGGCACCGGTGCGACCAGCATCCAGGTGGTGCCCTATCTGGCGCGAGATGCCCAGCAGCTGTACGTCTTCCAGCGCACGCCGTCGTCGGTCGACGTCCGCAACAACGCGCCGACCGATCCCGAGTGGGTCAAGACGCTGCGGCCCGGCTGGCAGAAGGAGCGGCAGCGCAACTTCCACGCGTGGACCTTCGAGGGCATGGCCCTCGGTCAACCGGACCTGGTGTGCGACTTCTGGACCGAACTCGGCCGCAACACCGCGGCGCGCGTCCTCGCCCTGCCCGACCCGGCGTCGATGACCCCCGAGCAGTTCATGGGCATCCGGGAGGAGGAGGACTACAAGATCATGGAGCGGCTGCGGCGCCGCATCGCCGACCTCGTCGACGATCCGGACACCGCCGAGGCGCTCAAGCCGTACTACCGCTTCCTGTGCAAGCGGCCGCTGAGCAACGACGACTACCTGCCGGTGTTCAACCAGCCGAACGTGACGCTGGTCGACGTGTCCGACTCCAAGGGCGTCGAGCGCATCACCGAGAAGGGGATCGTCGCCGGCGGCACCGAATACGAGGTCGACTGCATCATCTACGCCAGCGGCTTCGAGATCACCACCGAGATCAGCAGGCGGTACTCGATCGACGGCATCACCGGCCGCGACGGCGTCTCGCTCTACGAGCACTGGGCCGACGGGTACCGGACGCTGCACGGCTTCACCACCCGCGGCTTCCCCAACCAGTTCTTCACCGGCTTCACCCAGGTGGGCATCTCGGCCAACATCGCCGCCAACTACGAGCTGCAGGGCGAGCACATCGCGTACGTGATCGCCGAGGCGCTGCGACGCGGCGCCACGGTGGTCGAGCCGACGCAGGAGGCGCAGGACGGGTGGTGCGCCACCATCCGCGAGACCGCGATCGACAACTCGGCCTTCGACGCCGAGTGCACGCCGGGCTACTACAACAACGAGGGCGGTGGCGGCGGGGAGGGCGTCCGCAGCCACCTCGGCGAGCCGTACGCGCCCGGCTTCTACGCCTTCGGCGACCTGCTGTCGGTGTGGCGCGACAAGGGCGACCTCGAGGGGCTGGAGCTGACGACGTGA
- a CDS encoding SDR family NAD(P)-dependent oxidoreductase: protein MTDLRFDGRVAVVTGAGRGLGRAYALLLASRGARVVVNDVGAGLAGEGADAGPAHDVVDEITSAGGDAVASTASVATPAGGAEIVGAALQRWGRIDVLIHNAGNVRRGSLKELGQDDFDAVLDVHLRGAYHVVRPAFGPMCEAGYGRVVLTSSIGGLYGNHGVANYAAAKAGILGLTNVVALEGAAEGVRCNAVVPGAVTRMAAGLDTSAYPPMDPDLVAPTVGWLAHESCSVTGEYWVAIAGRVARAFVAETPGVYRPSWTIEDVAAHADAIRDDTAPLVFAPVPDGHTDHIRYSFAAQAKSDEAGAARD from the coding sequence GTGACCGACCTCCGCTTCGACGGTCGCGTCGCCGTCGTCACCGGCGCCGGCCGCGGCCTCGGCCGCGCCTACGCCCTGCTGCTCGCCTCCCGGGGCGCCCGCGTCGTCGTCAACGACGTCGGTGCCGGCCTGGCCGGCGAGGGCGCCGACGCCGGTCCCGCCCACGACGTGGTCGACGAGATCACCTCCGCCGGAGGGGACGCCGTCGCCTCGACCGCGTCGGTCGCCACGCCGGCCGGGGGAGCGGAGATCGTCGGCGCGGCGCTGCAGCGCTGGGGCCGCATCGACGTGCTGATCCACAATGCGGGCAACGTGCGCCGCGGCTCGCTGAAGGAACTCGGCCAGGATGACTTCGACGCGGTGCTCGACGTGCACCTGCGCGGCGCGTACCACGTGGTGCGACCGGCGTTCGGCCCGATGTGCGAGGCGGGATACGGTCGGGTGGTGCTCACCTCGTCGATCGGCGGCCTGTACGGCAATCACGGCGTCGCCAACTACGCCGCCGCCAAGGCGGGCATCCTCGGGCTGACCAACGTCGTCGCGCTCGAGGGCGCGGCCGAGGGGGTGCGGTGCAACGCCGTCGTCCCCGGCGCGGTCACCCGGATGGCCGCGGGCCTGGACACGTCGGCCTACCCGCCGATGGATCCCGACCTGGTGGCGCCGACGGTGGGTTGGCTGGCGCACGAATCCTGTTCCGTCACCGGCGAATACTGGGTGGCGATCGCGGGCCGGGTGGCCCGGGCCTTCGTCGCGGAGACGCCGGGGGTGTACCGGCCGTCGTGGACGATCGAGGACGTCGCCGCCCACGCCGACGCCATCCGCGACGACACCGCGCCGCTGGTGTTCGCGCCGGTGCCCGACGGGCACACCGACCACATCCGGTACAGCTTCGCCGCGCAGGCGAAGAGCGACGAGGCAGGGGCGGCTCGTGACTGA